GCTGACAACAGCAAGACCCACAGTGAGCAAAGCTGTTCTTCTTGTCACATGCCAAACACTGGCTCATGTGAAAACTTCGCCGGTATCCAGTATCCAGATATGGCCGGTTTCGACGCGGTACGTAAGTCCCACGCGTGGAAGATTGACGTTCACCCAACCCGTAAGATGTTGAATCCGCCAGAAGGCAAGCCACGTGACTCTTCCGTTAAAGGCTGGACTATGGCCAAGGATGAGAACGGTCACCACTACCTGGATCTGATGTGGTCTTGTGCTCGCACTGCTATCTCTGACCATGACGTAGTTGACAACAAAGGTTGTCACAGCCCATTCCAGTCTGAACTGGAAAAAGGTCTGCACTACGAAGATCAGATGGAAATCTACGGTGAAGTGCAGAAGTGGCAGAAGCCTATCAAGGACACCTTCGCCCAGGTTGAGCAGGCCATCGAGCGTATTGATCAGCTGATGGAAGTGACCAAGCTGAGCAACGAGCAGAAGACTCAGATCTACATGCTGACTGAAAAAGCACAGGAAGCACTGGACCTGATTAAGGCTGACGGCTCTTGGGGTGTTCACGGTCCTCGCTACACCAAGAAACGTATCGATGCGGCGCTGACTTATGTCACCCAGGCTCAAGCCATCATCGACGGTTCTCTGACCGCTAAGAAGTAACGCTGAACTGCGGGAGGGCTCGCCCTCCCAAGGTGACGACCCGCCCCGGCAGTGCTGCTGCCTTGCCGGGGCTTTTATCAGGTACATGGAAAACACTATGCCCAAGTTATTGAAACAGTTCTTTCTTTCTCTGACCTTGCTGTTAACAGCCAGCCATTGTTTGGCCGGTGCTGGCGGCGAATTAACCCCGGCAGTGGTACATGACTTGAACCCGAAATATATCAGTCTGCTGGAAGGGGAGTCCCTTCATAAACAAGGTGATGTTTATTTTTTCGATGTAAATACGCTGGAGATTTGGGCTGAGGGCTATATCCCTGGTGCGGTTTTTTTCAATGTGAAGCATTGGAGAGACTTACTTCCAAAAAATAAAGCTGCCCAGATGGTGTTTTACTGCGCCAATCGTCTGTGTACCGCCAGTGTGGTGGCGGCACGGGAGGTGATGAAACTGGGCTACACCAATGTAATGCAGATGCCTGATGGCATCTATGGCTGGCGGATGTCCGGCCGGGCTCATGAGGTGCCTTAAGCCGCAGGCATTTGTACTGAATTGAGCTTGAAACAGGGAAAACTGACATGTGCTTCGATGGGGTTGCCCCCGGTGGAACCCCGATGCGAGCACCTCAACACTGAATTGTTACCTAGAGAGTTTGCTGATGAAAATGTTTAAAAAATCCATATTGGCCAGCTGTGCCGCCCTACTGGTTTGTGCCCAGGTGAACGCTACTGAGTTGAGCTCTGATCTAGACCGTGAGTCTTATGCCATTGGCGCGTCAGTGGGGAATTACATGTCTAACCAAGTTCATGGACAACTGGAGCTTGGGGCGCAGATCAATATGGATGCCGTTGTCGACGGGTTTGTTGATGCTCTGAAAGATCAGTCAAAAATCAGTGAAGAAGATGTGGTGACCCTGCTGAACCAGCGGTTGAAGTTCCTGAATGCCAAGCGGGAAGTGGAACTGGCGCAGTTAAAGCAGCAGAACAAAGATGCCGGTGACACTTACCGGATTGAGAACAAGCTTAAAGACGGCGTAACCGTGACGGCATCTGGGCTGCAGTATGAAGTGTTGACCATGGGCAAAGGGAGCAAACCTAAGCCAGAAGATGTGGTGACCTTTAACTTCGTCGGTAAGTTGCTCGATGGCACTGAGTTTGAATCTACCTATGCCATGAACAAGCCTGCCCGTATGGCCATGATGACCTTGATTGACGGCTGGCAAGAAGGCTTGCAACTGATGCCGGAAGGCTCAACGTTCCGCTTTACCCTGCCCCCTGAGCTGGCCTATGGCGAAGAGGGAGCCGGTGCCATCCCGCCACAGTCCACTTTAGTGTTCGATATTGAGCTGGTGAAAGTGGAAGTGCAGAAAGACAAGCCTATGGGCATGGGGATGGGAATGGGTGGGATGAAATCTGCCCACTGATTGAGTTAACAAGGTGGCGGGTTATTGTCGCCCGACATCTTCTGACTTGTGGCTTACTGTCGTAAGTCGCAAAGAGAACAGCGACAGGAGTGAAGATGAGCAGTCTGGCTTTGACTATCGCAGGGGTGATGAGTGGCTTTATTTTGCTGCTCTGGTGGCATCACGCCAGCTTCTTGCGCCAGTGTCAGGTGCAGATAACCCAGTGCCATGCAACAACAGGCGCTAGGGAGCTGCTCCCCAAGCCGGATACTTCATTCCCGTCACTGCTGGCCCCGATACTGCTAAGCCTGTTTGTACTGGCGCTCAGTGTCGGAGTCTACAGCCTGACCGGCCGCTTTAGCGGCTGGGATACAGGCAAACCTGACGTCCACACCGACTATCTGGTGGCCGCCGACATCACCAGAGGCCGTCAGGCGATTGAGCAAAACCCGGATGACGAGATTGCATTATTGGCACTGGCCCAATCTTATGCCGCAGGCGGTATGTACCTCGAGGCGGTGACCACCCTAGACCAGCTCCTGATCCTACAAGGTGAGCAAGCTGAACTGCTAGGGATGAAAGCCACCGCGCTGTACTACCGTGATGGGCGCACTATTGCGCCTGACACCGGCATTGTGATTGCTAGGGCGCTGGCCCTGCACCGTGAAGAGCTGCAAACCCGACTGCTGCTGGCCACGGATGCTTATCTAAGCGGGGATTATGCCGGGGCGATCCGCCACTGGCAGATCCTGCTAGAGAACCGCACGCAGCCCTTTAACCGGGCCGGGATCCATAATGCAATTTCCAAAGCACAGAGCAAGCTGGATCCGGACACAAACACTGAAGCAACCATAAAAAAATAGACGTCAGTACTAACTGACAGATGGAGGATGTTGTGAGTGAAAATCTAGAGAGACGGAGGTTTCTTAAAGGTGTTGGAGCTTGCTCGTTGCTGATGGCGCCACTTGGCTGCAGCTCAGTAAAAGAGGAAAGTGACGGTGCCTATAAGCCTCATTACGTCATGGTGTTTGACCAGAATAAATGCGTAGGCTGCGGTGATTGTAAAGCGGCCTGTAATCAGGCGAATAATCTGCCCGAAGGCGTATCCAAGGTGTTATTGGAGCAGCAGTCTGGTCGGGTGGAAGGTCAGCCTTGTCCTCACTGCGGCAAGATGAAATGTGACTGTGAGCGTAAGTTTGTGCGCGTGTCATGTCAGCAGTGTAAAAATGCCCCTTGTGTCTCTGTTTGCCCTACTGGTGCTGCGCACAAGGATCCGAAAACCGGCGTGGTGACCATGGATGACGCCAAGTGCGCCGGCTGTAAGTACTGTATTACGGCCTGTCCTTATAATGCCCGCTTTATTAATAAGAACACGGATGTCGCGGACAACTGTGATTTCTGTCTGGAAAGCAAGCTATCTAAGGGTGAGCTGCCAGCTTGTGTACAGAGCTGTCGCTATGACGCACTGGTATTTGGTGATGCCAATGACCCGAACTCCTTTGTCAGCCGATTGTTGGCGGTGAAGGATTCCGTGCGCATCAAGGCGCATCTGGGGACTGAACCCAGCCTGCGCTATATCCCGATTGTGAAACTGGGGGTTTAATCAATGGACGGAACAATTGAATTTACCCTGGGACTGTCCCAAGGGGTTGCCTGGCCATGGCCGATTGCAGTTTATCTGTTCTTCGCGGGGATTTCCGGCGGCGCCATGACCATTGCCCTGTGTCTGCGTTTCTTTAAAGGCCAAACGGAAAATACGCCCTTTTTGAAGGCAGCGTCACTGGTGGCGCTGGCGACTATCTGTCTGGGGATGATCTGTCTGGTATTCGACCTGACTAACCCACTGTTCTTCTGGCGTATTCTGGTGTTCTACAACCTGAATTCCGTGATGAGTATCGGTGTTGTGGCGCTGCTGTTCTACATCCCGCTGGTGGCCATTCTGGCATTGCTGGCACTGGAAGAAGAAATTCGTGCAATCAAGGCGTTGAACTTCCTGCTGCCACTGGTTAATGCTCTGAAAGGCATCCGCCGTGGTGCAGAAATGGTGACGCTGGTACTGGCACTGGCGGTTTGTGCTTATACCGGCTTCCTGATCTCTGCCCTGATCCGTTTCCCGCTGATCAACACATCTGTGCTTCCTGCACTGTTTGTGGCATCGGGTCTGTCTGCTGGTGCGGCATCTGCCAAGATGATTGCGGTGGGGATGTTCCGGGAAGATCTGCATTCCAGCGAAATGAAGCTGCTGCATGGTGCTGAATGGCCGATTATGTTCGCCGAAGCCCTGTTCATCTTTATGATTGCCGTGGCATTGATGACTGGTAACGCTGGTGCTCAGGCGGCATTTGCCGCGTTCACTGAAGGAAGCTGGTCCGCTGTGTTCTGGCTTGGGGTGGTTGGTATCGGTTTTGCCGGTCCTTTGTTGCTTAACTTTGCAACTGGCAAGCAGTTTAGCCACTCTGCCAAGGCGTTTTACCTGTCTGGTGCTTGTGCCGTGACCGGGATGATGTGTCTGCGTCTGTTTATTCTGTACGCTGGCCAGCATTACGCTATCTAACCTCTATGGCACAGTGACCGCCTGTCGGCGCTGTGCCTTTCCCCCGAACTGTAATAGCCGAACTGTCAGCGACAGTCTGGTGGGCAGCGTTTGAGGCGCCTTTCTACTGCGTTATCGGTTTATCAAGTAGCGCAACTACTTATCAAAGCCTCTGCCTTGTATAAAGAAGCCTCAAATCGCTGCAAAAACAAACTTTAAAGGTCAACAGACCCTAGGTGTTTTACTGACTTAATTGGAATGTGTTTGCTATGAAAAAATGGTTACCTGCCCTGATGCTCCCTTTCCTGCTGGCCTGCAGCGATGCGGCGGTGACGGCCAAGGAGGTGACGCCTGTGGCCATCGGCGAGCATGACCGCTGTCATATCTGCGGCATGATGATCACGAAATATCCCGGGCCTAAAGGACAATTGATGCTGAAAGATTCTGATTCAGTGCCCAAATTCTGCTCCAGTCGTGATCTATTTAACTTTGCGCTGCAAAAAGAGAACCAGCGTCAAATTTCTCATCTTTTTGTCCATGATGCTGGGGAAACGGACTGGCAAAATCCGAGCGACAGCGCATTTATCGATGCTAAATCAGCATATTATGTTTATGGCACCAGCAAGAAAGCCGTGATGGGGCCGGCGGTGGCACCATTTGCCAGCCGGAAAAGTGCTGAGCAGTTTGCCGCACAATATGGCGGTCGGGTATTAACTTATCCCGATATTACCTTGGAGCTGCTCGCCGGGAAGTAACATTGCCCTTTTAATCTCCTATCATGCTGCCACCTCGGGAATGGGGTGATGCTGTCAGTGCGCCGTCAATTGTGAATAATGCGGCGCATTGTTGTTTCTGTGCCGGATGTCGGCTTGATTCGCTCGCAACAGAGTTAATCGCTTGAAAATGGATAGTCACGCCGCGTATCTCGGCGATGTTATCAGCACAGTGTAAAGTCAGCTCAACAGGGAATAGGTGTCAAAGTGGGACAGGTACAACGCAGAACACGACTCAATTATTCAAGTTGTAAACGGGATTCTCCACCTTATTGGGCTGCGTTATTGGTATTTTGCTTGGGCATCTGGTTTACCTTGGTTAGTCTGCCGCTTTTTGCTTCTGAGCCGCCAATGACAACATCTGCTGCGGCTCCCTTTTCTGCTGCATCACCTTTTTCCGCTGCTGCGGATACTCACTCTGTAGTTTCAGCTGCCAGCTCTGTCGCCCCTGTATTGCCTCAGGGGTACCGCGCAGCCAGTGTGACTGTCTCTGACAGTGCCAGCTTGACCCAAGCGTTAGCTCAAGCAGTGGATGGCACCACTATTACCCTGTTACCCGGGCATTATCCTGGCCATTTTACTGTCAATGCCGCTGTGCATCTGACCGGTCTTGCTGATACGCGATCTTCTGCCGCCCCAAGCCAGTCTGCACCAAGTGGGGCATCGCCGGGGGCGGAGGCAAAACAGCTGCTCGCGAGTGAGTTGCCACATCTGGATGCAGGTGGCAAAGGCTCTGCGCTGACCGTTACTGTGGCGGGAGTACAGATTAGTGGGTTGTATATCAGTCATTACGGCAGTGACAGTTATTACCTCGATGCTGGGGTGTTATTTCGTGATGGCGCAGGTTACGGGCTGGTGGAGCGCTGCGTAATTGATGGGCCAGGATTTGGCATTCGAGGCGATAATCTTAGCCATATTCGCATTATCGGTAACCGTATTCGAGGTGATCATCGCCTGCATAAGCTGGACCGGGGCGATGGCATTTATCTTAAGCGAGTAGATGACCCTTATATTGCCGGCAACCATATCAGCCGAGTGCGCGATGGCGTATATCTGGAAACCGTTAACCGTTCGGTGGCGCGGGATAATTATTTCACTGAGCAGCAATACGGCCTGCACTATATGTACACCCGTGATGATGAGGGCTGGGATAACTTGGCCGAGCAACTGGATGGCGGTTATGCCCTGATGAGTTCAGAGCGGATCCACTTGCACGACAATTATGTCCGTGGAGCAAAAGACTTTGGCATTTTGCTCAATATTACCCATAGATCCCGCATTGAGGATAACGCCGTGTATGCCAGTCGCAATCCTGATGGTGATGTCGCCATTATGACAGAGGGCAAAGGCATCTTTATTTACGGTGCCTTGGATAATGTTATCCGCGGCAATTTATTTGAAGACAATGATACCGGCATCAATATGGCCATGGGCGGGGAGGGTAATAAGCTGTGGGAGAATGTATTGCGGCGTAATACGGCTCAGGTGAAATATGTTGGTGACCGTCAGGTGGAATGGAGCCATGACGGCCGCGGTAATTTTTGGGATGACTATCAGGGCTGGGACTTTGATCGCAATGGTATCGGTGATATTGCTCATCGCCCTAACGACAGTTTAGATAAGTTGTTCTGGATTTATCC
This region of Shewanella sp. NFH-SH190041 genomic DNA includes:
- a CDS encoding rhodanese-like domain-containing protein, whose product is MPKLLKQFFLSLTLLLTASHCLAGAGGELTPAVVHDLNPKYISLLEGESLHKQGDVYFFDVNTLEIWAEGYIPGAVFFNVKHWRDLLPKNKAAQMVFYCANRLCTASVVAAREVMKLGYTNVMQMPDGIYGWRMSGRAHEVP
- a CDS encoding FKBP-type peptidyl-prolyl cis-trans isomerase; the protein is MKMFKKSILASCAALLVCAQVNATELSSDLDRESYAIGASVGNYMSNQVHGQLELGAQINMDAVVDGFVDALKDQSKISEEDVVTLLNQRLKFLNAKREVELAQLKQQNKDAGDTYRIENKLKDGVTVTASGLQYEVLTMGKGSKPKPEDVVTFNFVGKLLDGTEFESTYAMNKPARMAMMTLIDGWQEGLQLMPEGSTFRFTLPPELAYGEEGAGAIPPQSTLVFDIELVKVEVQKDKPMGMGMGMGGMKSAH
- a CDS encoding nitrite reductase, which codes for MSSLALTIAGVMSGFILLLWWHHASFLRQCQVQITQCHATTGARELLPKPDTSFPSLLAPILLSLFVLALSVGVYSLTGRFSGWDTGKPDVHTDYLVAADITRGRQAIEQNPDDEIALLALAQSYAAGGMYLEAVTTLDQLLILQGEQAELLGMKATALYYRDGRTIAPDTGIVIARALALHREELQTRLLLATDAYLSGDYAGAIRHWQILLENRTQPFNRAGIHNAISKAQSKLDPDTNTEATIKK
- a CDS encoding 4Fe-4S dicluster domain-containing protein, translated to MSENLERRRFLKGVGACSLLMAPLGCSSVKEESDGAYKPHYVMVFDQNKCVGCGDCKAACNQANNLPEGVSKVLLEQQSGRVEGQPCPHCGKMKCDCERKFVRVSCQQCKNAPCVSVCPTGAAHKDPKTGVVTMDDAKCAGCKYCITACPYNARFINKNTDVADNCDFCLESKLSKGELPACVQSCRYDALVFGDANDPNSFVSRLLAVKDSVRIKAHLGTEPSLRYIPIVKLGV
- the nrfD gene encoding NrfD/PsrC family molybdoenzyme membrane anchor subunit — its product is MDGTIEFTLGLSQGVAWPWPIAVYLFFAGISGGAMTIALCLRFFKGQTENTPFLKAASLVALATICLGMICLVFDLTNPLFFWRILVFYNLNSVMSIGVVALLFYIPLVAILALLALEEEIRAIKALNFLLPLVNALKGIRRGAEMVTLVLALAVCAYTGFLISALIRFPLINTSVLPALFVASGLSAGAASAKMIAVGMFREDLHSSEMKLLHGAEWPIMFAEALFIFMIAVALMTGNAGAQAAFAAFTEGSWSAVFWLGVVGIGFAGPLLLNFATGKQFSHSAKAFYLSGACAVTGMMCLRLFILYAGQHYAI
- a CDS encoding nitrous oxide reductase accessory protein NosL gives rise to the protein MKKWLPALMLPFLLACSDAAVTAKEVTPVAIGEHDRCHICGMMITKYPGPKGQLMLKDSDSVPKFCSSRDLFNFALQKENQRQISHLFVHDAGETDWQNPSDSAFIDAKSAYYVYGTSKKAVMGPAVAPFASRKSAEQFAAQYGGRVLTYPDITLELLAGK
- the nosD gene encoding nitrous oxide reductase family maturation protein NosD; this encodes MGQVQRRTRLNYSSCKRDSPPYWAALLVFCLGIWFTLVSLPLFASEPPMTTSAAAPFSAASPFSAAADTHSVVSAASSVAPVLPQGYRAASVTVSDSASLTQALAQAVDGTTITLLPGHYPGHFTVNAAVHLTGLADTRSSAAPSQSAPSGASPGAEAKQLLASELPHLDAGGKGSALTVTVAGVQISGLYISHYGSDSYYLDAGVLFRDGAGYGLVERCVIDGPGFGIRGDNLSHIRIIGNRIRGDHRLHKLDRGDGIYLKRVDDPYIAGNHISRVRDGVYLETVNRSVARDNYFTEQQYGLHYMYTRDDEGWDNLAEQLDGGYALMSSERIHLHDNYVRGAKDFGILLNITHRSRIEDNAVYASRNPDGDVAIMTEGKGIFIYGALDNVIRGNLFEDNDTGINMAMGGEGNKLWENVLRRNTAQVKYVGDRQVEWSHDGRGNFWDDYQGWDFDRNGIGDIAHRPNDSLDKLFWIYPEAKLLMDSPVVLLLRWVERQFSPSGQSGVSDGFPLSQPELPGHAMGLRQSASAEHVALTH